Proteins encoded in a region of the Fuerstiella sp. genome:
- a CDS encoding glycosyltransferase, whose product MPSKPEISVVLPVWNAECTIKCAVQSILSQTLRNFELLVIDDGSTDRTPEILDQVQDKRVQVVRTEHQGVAGAANLGNRLAKAAIIARMDADDTADPQRLACQLAHLQQHGLDVVGSRVQIQPKNGRLTKGMARYEQWINKETISSEMILALRFVEFPLVNPSIMARRSYYLQQFSDNSFPEDYDLMLRAARSGMRFGKTPESLLQWNDSPNRLTRTDVRYSRQAFMDCRQYHLKNGPLLNISTVDLWGAGRTGKPWLRWLHSENIKVRNLIEVSTRKQGQLIHNVRVVPPESIGPPDGTPLVVCVGAAGARPLITEFVTGQGYCVGEDVWFVA is encoded by the coding sequence ATGCCCAGCAAACCTGAAATTTCTGTCGTACTGCCGGTCTGGAATGCGGAATGTACCATCAAATGCGCAGTTCAATCGATTCTGAGTCAGACGCTGAGAAACTTTGAGTTACTTGTTATCGATGATGGTTCCACTGATCGAACACCGGAGATCCTTGATCAGGTCCAGGACAAACGGGTGCAGGTCGTACGAACCGAACATCAGGGAGTGGCTGGAGCGGCGAATCTGGGTAACCGCCTGGCCAAGGCTGCAATCATTGCACGAATGGACGCGGATGATACGGCTGATCCCCAACGTCTGGCCTGCCAGCTGGCCCATCTTCAGCAACACGGACTTGATGTCGTTGGATCACGTGTACAGATTCAGCCGAAGAACGGGCGGCTGACTAAAGGAATGGCTCGCTACGAGCAGTGGATTAACAAAGAAACAATTTCATCGGAAATGATTCTGGCTCTGCGTTTTGTTGAGTTCCCGCTGGTCAACCCTTCCATCATGGCCAGACGGAGTTATTACCTTCAACAATTCAGCGACAACAGTTTTCCGGAAGATTATGACCTCATGCTGCGGGCTGCCAGATCTGGAATGCGTTTCGGAAAAACACCGGAGTCTCTTTTGCAGTGGAACGACTCACCCAATCGCCTGACCCGCACGGATGTTCGATACAGCCGGCAGGCCTTTATGGACTGTCGTCAATATCACCTGAAGAACGGTCCTTTACTGAATATTTCAACCGTCGATCTCTGGGGAGCCGGCCGCACAGGTAAGCCGTGGCTCCGCTGGCTGCATTCGGAAAACATCAAAGTTCGTAATTTGATCGAGGTCAGTACACGCAAACAGGGACAGTTGATTCACAACGTGCGGGTTGTTCCTCCTGAATCCATCGGTCCGCCGGACGGCACTCCCCTGGTGGTTTGTGTCGGAGCTGCCGGTGCTCGTCCGTTGATTACAGAGTTTGTGACCGGACAGGGTTACTGTGTCGGTGAAGACGTATGGTTTGTGGCATGA
- a CDS encoding MG2 domain-containing protein codes for MPKSIFCTGVCAVLLFVLLLQQLLGTISPQVSGESRHRAVKLLKNGNYAEALEVFRKLIEDSDNGGQFTADDLSNAVNCLQHLNRVNEFDQLVETAIEIHNNDWQLLLTAGQLFGEAIDHHGFVIGGQFERGEHRGNGQYASSEARDRVRSIQLLLKTLAALEQAEDATPEAKANVWGLLANITGQERLSQPWKLQDLTDLTVLPGYQNLSGNHHFESYGHSPPDAPVDEEGDPVLFHVPNSWETGSSDGERWRWAMAQQVLLAPNRQSAVDLEWARFLVRQFGVRSTTHQLAPVTRTTGDRSVAGFTLHQLDDTETLARLAIGERRLSLPEEFNHIAVIQRVIDRKDSQQKQAIDMMIQVRMNRHQYPQAAALLRNALELTRQPKVRSQLRKRIRQIEDNQIQFETARTQSAGQGAVLDIRFRNGSQASFTARPIDIEQLLSDTREYLEDRPAQLDHNRIQIQNVGYRLINDNRSKYLGKPVASWELDLTPKEGHFDVQESVTTPLKKAGAYWVEATIRDGNTSRIVLWIADTSITKKHIEDGTLYFVADAATGAPADRAGMEFFGFRQKRIGRTRNHHVITRRFTDRTDGNGLCVVAPEQHSRMRWVTVARTDAGGLAFDGFSRFWKAQPLHELHDSPVKVYVVTDRPVYRPEHEVKFRMWIRQPRFHEKEARYAHTSFVLQVYNPRGDVTEERSVTTDRWGGIDGTWPVPADAVPGSYTLAICRNDNRSNKPAIGSGDFQVEEYRKPEFEVSIDAPDEPVKPGETISAVINARYYFGAPVSNGRVRYRIERTTQDNRWFPKTQWDWLFSPGYWWFPPDSAWYPGWHQWGCFGPTPRWSGWSFDPPEVVAEGDAAIGADGTLAVKIDTESARQHHSDSDHLYRITAEVMDQSRRTIFAEGDVLVARKPFKVFVWTDRGHYQTGDTVTVNLQARTSDGRRVEGPVTGRLLQVTWNGNDAEEREVETFDIATGEDGSTSFKAVIPQAGQYRVSCSVTDVEGTTLEGGQLLYVRGPGDAQRGYRFNDLELIVEKRDYQPGETAVIQINTNLPDSTVLLFVRPVNGVCPQPEVIRLKGKSTTYNLKIRPEDMPNIYVEALTIANGRLHSAMKQIFVPPVQKVAEVEVVASQKEYRPGESAEVTVKLRDESGRPFVGNAILTAYDASLEYIAASTSQEIRKFFWNIRRQHQSRVTSTLQRISVPLFRKGDRPMQPLSGGSPTPIMPLGNTGGRVLRSSRMEEKESPGSPMAMADDGLSADSTASVEPTVRSVFTDTALWLASVDSNADGLITAQFDLPDNLTTWKIKVWTLGRGTRVGSGTTDIICSRKLIIRPQSPRFFTQKDQITLSAIVHNDLNTAKDVDVVLETEGGQLRHLTTSTQTVKIEPGGEARVDWPVQVVASGNAVVRMKALTNEESDAVELTVPAQIHGILKTESFAGAIRPGQDSAQLQLHVPARRIEQQSRLEIRYSPSLAGTMVDALPYLIEYPYGCTEQTLNRFLPAVLTQRTLVNMGLDLEAIRIKRTNLNAQEIINSAKSKQRWNTRNPNPVFDTDEMNRIVRNGVQALTDMQLSDGGWGWFSGYGEHSSPHLTALVVHGLSVAQVNDVPVLPDVINRGVLWLKSYQAAELVKLQEGDRRREFRESPNGSRRSFRMQAGNMDALVAWVLSEHNGNNPAMTDYLDRDRLQLSVYGMCLTGLVLHSQSSNDRRDIILRNVEQYLQRDDENQTAWLRLPGSRRWYWYGNENETHAMYLRLLLKVRPKDITAPRVVKYLLNNRRTDGHWGSTRDTAVVIESMAEYIDATGEDRPDMTVEVSIDGQLHKRVRINAENFFSFDNMMLLEGDTVHTGARNIEIRRTGTGPVYFNAYLTFFTQEDPVTAAGLEVKVRRQFYRLERNDDQVSVRGDRGQSVRQRTTRWKRIPLANFDQVKSGELVEVELLIDSKNDYEYLLLEDHKPSGFEPDDRRSGYVNSGLRAYRELRDDRVSFFISRLARGNHSINYRLRAETPGRMSALPARIKGMYAPELVGNSNEFKLQVTEAVK; via the coding sequence TCGTGGTAACGGCCAGTATGCTTCATCGGAGGCGCGAGACCGGGTCCGGTCGATCCAGCTTTTGCTAAAAACGCTGGCAGCACTCGAACAGGCAGAAGACGCGACGCCGGAAGCAAAAGCAAATGTGTGGGGCCTACTCGCAAATATCACCGGTCAGGAGCGATTATCACAACCATGGAAATTGCAGGATCTCACTGACCTGACCGTGCTTCCGGGCTATCAAAACCTGTCCGGCAACCATCACTTTGAAAGTTACGGTCATTCCCCGCCAGACGCACCAGTCGATGAAGAGGGCGACCCGGTGCTGTTTCATGTTCCGAATTCCTGGGAAACGGGCAGCTCCGACGGAGAGCGGTGGCGGTGGGCAATGGCACAGCAGGTACTGCTTGCTCCGAACCGTCAGAGTGCTGTGGACCTGGAATGGGCCCGGTTCCTGGTCAGGCAGTTCGGCGTCCGCTCCACGACGCATCAACTGGCTCCGGTCACGCGAACTACAGGAGATCGATCTGTTGCCGGGTTCACTCTGCATCAACTGGACGATACAGAAACACTGGCACGACTGGCAATTGGTGAACGAAGACTCAGTCTTCCGGAAGAATTCAATCACATTGCCGTCATTCAACGAGTGATTGATCGAAAAGACAGCCAACAGAAACAGGCGATTGACATGATGATTCAGGTGCGTATGAATCGTCATCAGTATCCACAGGCGGCTGCCCTGCTCCGAAATGCACTCGAACTGACTCGACAGCCCAAGGTTCGCAGTCAGCTGCGTAAACGCATCAGGCAAATCGAAGACAACCAGATTCAGTTTGAGACGGCGAGGACTCAGTCCGCCGGTCAGGGAGCAGTTCTTGATATCCGTTTTCGAAATGGCAGCCAGGCAAGTTTCACCGCCCGTCCCATCGACATCGAACAACTCCTGTCAGACACACGTGAGTACCTTGAAGACCGCCCCGCGCAGCTTGATCACAACAGAATACAAATCCAGAACGTGGGCTATCGTCTGATCAATGACAACCGAAGTAAATATCTGGGAAAACCTGTCGCCAGCTGGGAACTGGATCTGACACCAAAGGAAGGGCACTTTGACGTCCAGGAATCGGTCACGACTCCTCTTAAAAAGGCAGGTGCCTACTGGGTCGAAGCAACAATCAGAGACGGCAATACATCACGGATCGTACTGTGGATTGCAGACACATCGATCACGAAAAAACATATTGAAGACGGTACGCTTTACTTCGTGGCAGACGCTGCAACCGGTGCTCCGGCGGATCGAGCCGGCATGGAGTTTTTTGGCTTCCGTCAGAAACGGATTGGTCGCACTCGCAACCACCACGTTATCACTCGCCGGTTTACCGATCGAACCGACGGAAATGGATTGTGTGTGGTTGCTCCTGAACAGCACAGTCGGATGCGGTGGGTGACTGTTGCCAGAACCGACGCGGGAGGTCTGGCGTTCGATGGCTTCAGTCGTTTCTGGAAAGCACAGCCACTACACGAACTACACGACAGTCCTGTCAAAGTCTATGTAGTGACCGATCGTCCGGTGTACAGACCGGAACACGAAGTGAAATTTCGCATGTGGATACGTCAGCCTCGCTTTCATGAAAAGGAAGCCAGGTATGCTCATACATCTTTTGTGCTGCAGGTGTACAACCCTCGAGGGGACGTTACTGAAGAACGCAGCGTAACCACCGATCGATGGGGGGGGATCGACGGAACCTGGCCCGTTCCGGCCGACGCCGTTCCGGGCAGCTATACGCTGGCAATCTGTCGAAACGACAATCGCAGCAACAAGCCGGCCATTGGCAGCGGAGATTTCCAGGTGGAAGAATACCGCAAGCCTGAGTTCGAAGTCAGTATCGACGCCCCCGATGAACCAGTGAAACCGGGCGAGACCATTTCAGCAGTCATCAATGCACGCTATTACTTCGGTGCCCCCGTCAGCAATGGTAGAGTTCGCTATAGGATCGAACGCACGACGCAAGACAATCGGTGGTTCCCGAAAACGCAGTGGGACTGGCTGTTTAGTCCCGGCTACTGGTGGTTCCCCCCCGATTCAGCCTGGTATCCAGGCTGGCATCAGTGGGGCTGTTTCGGTCCGACTCCGCGGTGGTCGGGCTGGAGTTTTGATCCGCCGGAGGTTGTTGCAGAAGGAGATGCAGCTATCGGGGCCGACGGGACGCTTGCAGTGAAGATCGATACAGAATCAGCACGACAGCACCACTCCGACAGCGATCACCTGTACCGTATCACTGCCGAAGTGATGGATCAGTCTCGTCGTACAATATTTGCGGAAGGTGACGTTCTGGTGGCACGAAAGCCATTTAAGGTATTCGTCTGGACGGATCGAGGCCACTACCAGACCGGAGACACGGTCACTGTTAACCTGCAGGCCCGAACATCCGACGGAAGAAGAGTCGAAGGACCTGTCACCGGAAGACTGCTGCAGGTTACCTGGAATGGCAATGACGCCGAGGAGCGAGAGGTCGAGACATTTGATATTGCGACCGGTGAAGACGGCTCGACGTCATTTAAAGCCGTCATTCCGCAGGCGGGTCAGTATCGAGTGTCCTGCAGTGTAACTGATGTTGAGGGAACAACCCTGGAAGGCGGTCAGTTGCTTTACGTCCGCGGCCCCGGTGACGCCCAACGCGGGTATCGTTTTAACGATCTGGAACTGATTGTCGAAAAACGTGACTATCAACCAGGTGAAACGGCCGTAATTCAGATCAACACGAATCTTCCCGACAGCACAGTCCTGTTGTTCGTACGCCCCGTGAACGGGGTCTGTCCTCAACCGGAAGTCATTCGTCTGAAAGGCAAGAGTACGACATACAACCTGAAGATTCGACCGGAGGACATGCCCAATATATACGTTGAGGCCCTGACCATTGCCAATGGTCGCCTGCATTCCGCAATGAAACAAATATTTGTCCCGCCGGTACAAAAAGTAGCGGAGGTTGAAGTGGTGGCCTCTCAGAAGGAATACCGACCTGGCGAATCTGCCGAAGTCACGGTGAAACTCCGTGATGAGTCCGGCAGACCATTTGTGGGCAATGCCATCCTGACAGCATACGATGCGAGTCTTGAGTACATCGCAGCGAGTACAAGTCAGGAGATCCGCAAGTTTTTCTGGAACATCCGCAGACAGCATCAATCGCGGGTTACCTCCACACTGCAGCGGATCTCGGTTCCCCTGTTCCGAAAGGGGGACCGACCGATGCAGCCTCTGTCAGGCGGTTCTCCCACACCGATCATGCCCCTCGGTAACACCGGCGGCCGTGTGTTGAGGTCGAGTCGGATGGAAGAAAAAGAGTCGCCTGGTTCCCCAATGGCGATGGCGGATGACGGTTTATCTGCTGACAGTACCGCCTCTGTGGAACCGACCGTGCGTTCTGTTTTCACCGACACGGCACTGTGGCTGGCCTCGGTCGATTCCAATGCCGATGGTTTAATCACAGCACAATTCGATCTGCCCGACAATCTGACAACGTGGAAGATTAAGGTCTGGACACTCGGAAGGGGAACCCGTGTCGGGTCCGGGACCACAGACATCATCTGCAGCAGGAAGCTCATCATTCGACCACAGTCGCCGCGATTCTTCACTCAAAAGGATCAAATCACTCTGTCAGCCATCGTACACAACGACCTAAACACGGCCAAAGACGTAGATGTGGTGCTGGAAACCGAAGGTGGACAACTGCGACACCTCACAACGTCGACACAAACGGTGAAGATCGAACCAGGCGGCGAAGCCCGAGTTGACTGGCCGGTGCAGGTCGTTGCTTCAGGGAATGCTGTGGTGCGCATGAAGGCACTCACCAACGAAGAATCTGATGCCGTGGAACTGACCGTACCGGCTCAGATCCATGGCATTCTCAAGACCGAAAGCTTTGCCGGCGCCATTCGCCCTGGCCAGGATTCAGCACAATTGCAGCTTCACGTTCCGGCCCGACGCATCGAACAGCAGTCTCGATTGGAGATTCGTTACAGTCCTTCACTCGCGGGAACCATGGTTGATGCGCTGCCCTATCTCATCGAATACCCCTACGGCTGTACGGAACAAACCTTAAACCGGTTCCTGCCGGCAGTGCTCACACAGCGCACACTCGTGAACATGGGTCTTGATCTGGAAGCAATTCGAATAAAACGTACAAACCTGAACGCTCAGGAAATCATTAATTCCGCAAAAAGCAAACAGCGATGGAACACTCGAAATCCAAACCCGGTCTTCGACACAGACGAAATGAACCGAATCGTTCGCAATGGGGTACAGGCACTCACGGACATGCAACTCTCTGACGGGGGATGGGGCTGGTTCTCCGGCTATGGAGAACACTCATCACCGCATCTCACCGCCCTGGTTGTCCATGGATTGTCTGTGGCCCAGGTAAATGATGTTCCCGTCCTTCCGGATGTGATCAACCGAGGCGTCCTCTGGCTGAAGTCATACCAGGCTGCCGAACTGGTCAAACTTCAGGAAGGGGACAGGCGTCGTGAATTCAGAGAATCCCCCAACGGTAGTCGTCGGTCATTTCGAATGCAGGCGGGGAACATGGATGCCCTGGTCGCCTGGGTGTTGTCTGAACACAATGGCAACAACCCGGCCATGACTGATTATCTTGATCGCGACCGTCTGCAACTCAGTGTCTACGGAATGTGTCTGACGGGTTTGGTGCTGCACAGTCAATCATCAAATGATCGGCGGGACATAATTCTGCGGAACGTTGAGCAATACCTGCAACGGGACGATGAGAATCAAACGGCCTGGCTCAGGCTGCCTGGCAGTCGCCGGTGGTACTGGTATGGCAATGAGAACGAAACACACGCAATGTACCTTCGCCTCCTGCTGAAAGTGCGTCCAAAAGACATAACGGCACCACGTGTGGTCAAGTATCTGCTGAATAATCGAAGAACCGACGGACACTGGGGCAGCACACGTGACACAGCTGTCGTGATTGAATCGATGGCCGAATACATCGACGCAACTGGTGAAGATCGTCCTGACATGACCGTGGAGGTCTCGATTGATGGTCAACTGCACAAACGCGTCAGGATCAACGCTGAGAACTTCTTCAGCTTTGACAATATGATGCTGCTGGAAGGAGACACGGTACACACGGGAGCCCGCAACATCGAAATTCGTCGAACGGGAACCGGACCGGTTTATTTCAACGCGTACCTGACGTTTTTCACTCAGGAAGATCCTGTGACGGCCGCCGGTCTGGAAGTAAAAGTGCGACGACAATTTTATCGACTCGAACGGAACGACGACCAGGTGAGCGTTCGAGGTGACAGGGGCCAATCGGTGAGGCAGCGAACGACACGATGGAAGCGGATCCCGCTGGCGAACTTCGACCAGGTCAAAAGTGGTGAGCTGGTCGAAGTTGAGCTGCTCATCGATAGTAAAAACGACTACGAGTATCTCCTCCTGGAAGACCATAAGCCAAGTGGCTTCGAACCGGACGATCGACGCAGTGGTTACGTCAACAGCGGACTGCGAGCCTATCGCGAACTGCGGGACGACCGAGTGTCCTTCTTTATTTCCAGGCTCGCTCGAGGCAACCACAGCATCAACTACCGTCTGCGTGCAGAAACACCCGGCCGCATGTCCGCCCTCCCGGCTCGCATTAAAGGAATGTACGCCCCGGAACTTGTCGGTAACAGTAACGAGTTCAAACTGCAGGTCACGGAGGCCGTAAAATAG